AATGCCCTTCGCAACCACCAACCCCTACACCGGCGAAGTTCTCAAGACCTTCCCTACCGCCACCGACGACGAGATCCGGCAGGCCATCGGCCAGGCCCACGAGGCTTTTCTGGGCTGGAAGGAAACCCCCTTCGCCCAGCGTTCTGCCGTGATGCAGGCCGCCGCCGACATCCTGCGCCGCGACATCGAGACTTATGCCCCCCTGCTGACCCTCGAAATGGGCAAGCTGCTGGGCGAAGCCCGCGCCGAAGTCGAGCTGTCGGCTGCGATCTTCGAATATTACGCGAAGAACGCCGAAGCCCAGCTGGCGCCCGAGAAGCTGCCCGTGGCCGATCCGGCCGAAGGGGAAGCCGTACTGGTCTGCGATCCGCTGGGCGTGCTGCTCGCGGTCGAGCCGTGGAACTTCCCCTATTACCAGATCGCCCGGATCATCGCGCCCCAGCTTTCGGCGGGCAACACCATCCTGCTCAAGCACGCCTCCAACGTGCCCCAGTGCGCGGCGATCTTCGAAAAGCTGATGCATGAAGCCGGCCTGCCCGAAGGCGCCTTCATCAACCTCTATGCCGCGCACGATCAGGTTGAGATGATCCTCGACGATCCGCGCGTCCATGGCGTGGCGCTGACCGGCTCGGAAGCGGCGGGTGCGCAAGTGGCCGCGCTGGCCGGCAAGGCGCTCAAGAAGTCGACGATGGAACTGGGCGGCGCCGATGCCTTCGTCGTGCTGGCCGATGCCGACCTTGAAAAGACCGTCAACTGGGCGGTGTTCGGGCGCCACTGGAACGCAGGGCAGGTCTGCGTCTCGTCCAAGCGCATGATCGTGGCCGACGAAATCTACGACGACTTCCTCGAAAGCTACACCAAGGGCGTGGCCGCCCTGCGCATGGGCGATCCGATGGACCCGGCCACCACGCTGGCGCCGCTCTCCTCGCAGAAAGCCGCCGACGACGTGCGCGCGATGATCGAGAAGGCCGTCGCCCATGGCGCCAAGGCCACCCCGGTCGGCCCGGAAATCCCCAATCAGGGTGCCTTCGTCCAGCCCACCATCCTGACCGACATCGGCGAGGACAACCCCGCGCGTTACTGGGAGTTCTTCGGCCCGGTCTCGATGCTGTTCCGCGCCAAGGACGAGGACGACGCCGTGCGCATCGCCAATGACTCGCCCTTCGGTCTGGGCGGCTCGGTCTTCACCTCCGACACCGCCAATGGCGCCAAGGTTGCCCGCCGGATCTCGACCGGTATGGTCTTCGTCAACCACCCGACGATGGTCAAGGCCGACCTGCCCTTCGGCGGCGTGCGCCGCTCGGGCTATGGCCGCGAACTGCTGGGCCTTGGCATCAAGGAATTCGTGAACCACAAGCTGATCGACGTGGTCGATATCGACGCCCCGTTCTGATCAGGCCCGTTCTGATCAGGCTGCGGCCTGATTTCGGACCAAAAAAAGGGGCCCGCAGGTATCTGCCTGCGGGCCCCTTTTTCTGTTGCCGGAAAGGGATGCGGCGGAGCCGCAAGACGCCTTCCCCGCCCGCCAGACCCGTTGGCGAAACTCTCAGTGCAGTTGCGTGGACTGTATGGTGGCAGGGATGCCCGCAATGCCTTCGGGCGGGACCGGGCCATCGATTTCCTTGCGCATGAGGTCGAGCACCATCGAGAGATGCGCTGCGGCCAGCGAGGCCCCCTGCCGGTCGAGAACCGCCAGCGATCCTTCGAGCATGCCGACCACATCGGCCAGCGCGGCCCTGTTGGACACCGGGCTGCTGGACACCGGCCTGTTAGACGCGGGATTGTCCGACACTGGATTGTCAGACGCCGGATTGCGGTCCCGCCCGATATCAGGGCCCATATCCGGGCCAATCTCGGTCCCGAGGCGATCCAAGGGTTTCACGTATACGTCCTCCCGCGGCATGCATGCCGGCGATAGTGAGCAGACCTTGCGGTCGGCCCCGTGCCGGCAAGAGCCGGATCCGCGAGCCGAGCCCCAGAGCGGGCTCAAAAACAGGGCGGGCCTCCCTGAACAGGGGTAGCCTCGACCAGATGGTGCCCCGGACGGGCCCCCGACCAGCGGCGACCTTGTCCGACAAAAGCCACCTTGCCCTGACAGGCAAACGGCCCTGATGCACCTTGTGCGACCTGCCGGATCGCCAACCTCATGGGTTAGGACAGGACAGCGTGCCACCAGCGGCAAACCACCATGTCATCTGGAATCATGAAGCGAAATGTCCGGCTTGACTGACTGTTTAAAGGGCATGTCTGGACAGCACCACGCGATTCCCTACAATTTTGGCGGTATCGTCTGCCCGGACAAAGCCCTACCCTTCTGCCGGAAGGCCCGGTCATCCAGACAAGCCCGGTATTCGGGCTCTTGTTTGCGACGCGCTATCATTCACGGCCTCGCCCAGGTGCCACCGAAACGGAAGCAATTGCGATGATCCCTCCCTGTGACACCCCCATGAAGCGACCCTGTCCCGCGATCGTACCCCGCTCTCCCCGGACGAAATGTGACAGTGGGGCCCAGCCCTTGCCCGATGGTTCCCGCCTCGCCTAACAGGCCCGCCACGATGCCGCCCGCCTCCGTTCATGAAAGGTGCCCGTCCATGACCTGCTCCTTTCATGAACCGAAATGGCCCTCGGGCCATTTCGTTGCGCATCGCTTCCCATGCCCGGAGTTGACGGACACCCCATGAAAGGTCTCGCCCTGCCCTGGTCGAGCGCGGCCGTCGCGCTTGCCGCTGCCATCGCCATGCCCTTTGCCGGGGCCAGCCTGTGGCTCTCGTTTGCCGTGCTGGTGGCCTGGCTGGCCTCGCTCTGGCTGGCTCGCCCCGAACCCGAGATCGCCCAGACCCGTCCCGAGGAAGGGAGCGTCTCGCGTCAGGCCATGGTCGCGCTGGTCGAGCCCTTCAGCGTGCCCGTGCTGATGCTCGACAACCAGCGCATTGCCTCGGCCAATGCCGCCGCGCGCGAGGCGCTGGGGCCCCACATCGTCGGGCAGGACGCCCGCGTGGCGCTGCGCCACCCCCAGGCGATCACCCTGCTCGACAAGCCGGAGGGAACCGCGCTGGTGCGCGGGCTGACCGGCGCGCGCAGCATCTGGCAGGTCAGCCGCGTGCCCATCGACGAGCGGTTCTCGCTGATCGAACTGGTCAACCGCACCGCCGAAGCCGATATCAGCCGCG
The genomic region above belongs to Novosphingobium sp. IK01 and contains:
- a CDS encoding NAD-dependent succinate-semialdehyde dehydrogenase; the encoded protein is MPFATTNPYTGEVLKTFPTATDDEIRQAIGQAHEAFLGWKETPFAQRSAVMQAAADILRRDIETYAPLLTLEMGKLLGEARAEVELSAAIFEYYAKNAEAQLAPEKLPVADPAEGEAVLVCDPLGVLLAVEPWNFPYYQIARIIAPQLSAGNTILLKHASNVPQCAAIFEKLMHEAGLPEGAFINLYAAHDQVEMILDDPRVHGVALTGSEAAGAQVAALAGKALKKSTMELGGADAFVVLADADLEKTVNWAVFGRHWNAGQVCVSSKRMIVADEIYDDFLESYTKGVAALRMGDPMDPATTLAPLSSQKAADDVRAMIEKAVAHGAKATPVGPEIPNQGAFVQPTILTDIGEDNPARYWEFFGPVSMLFRAKDEDDAVRIANDSPFGLGGSVFTSDTANGAKVARRISTGMVFVNHPTMVKADLPFGGVRRSGYGRELLGLGIKEFVNHKLIDVVDIDAPF